A genomic region of Candidatus Bathyarchaeota archaeon contains the following coding sequences:
- a CDS encoding trimethylamine methyltransferase family protein, whose product MFKFLSNEEIWEIHNASLKMLNKLGVIVKHEKLLKMLKEAGADVNEEKQLAKLPVYLIEELINKAPSGYIMGGRKREHDLYIGDGKGYVRSQGGCDHILDLETGIIREANTNDVVDAAVLQDALENIHWCASFLHPSDEPPMTRDLYQLMLMMENTVKHIVAQPYTTESFKYQVEMAKTIAGSEEEFMKRPLISVFVGPTSPLEIDKHNCELIEIAAKNRIPIMPVSAPIAGATGPVTLAGLAALAHAEIMMITVLAQLINPGTPIEYTPRPNTMDMRTAQALWGAIEYALASAIGVQLARFIKLPVCVQCLSTDSKLPDGQACIEKSMQITLAALMKPDTMTGAGGIDSVKTASLEQLVIDNEIIGIAKRIAKGIEVNEETIAYHVVERVKHGGHFLADKHTAQYYLKEHYIPKLFDRNTRGAWEAAGKKDLTTRARETAKKILKEYERRPLDEDIKKELRKIMNEARKNLLK is encoded by the coding sequence ATGTTTAAGTTTTTATCTAATGAAGAAATTTGGGAAATCCATAATGCTTCTTTAAAAATGTTAAATAAACTTGGTGTGATAGTAAAACATGAGAAACTTCTTAAAATGCTTAAAGAAGCTGGAGCAGATGTTAATGAGGAAAAACAATTAGCTAAACTTCCAGTTTACTTAATTGAAGAGTTAATTAATAAAGCTCCAAGTGGATACATTATGGGTGGACGTAAAAGAGAGCATGATTTATATATTGGTGATGGGAAAGGTTATGTTAGAAGTCAAGGAGGATGCGATCATATTTTAGATTTAGAAACAGGCATAATTAGAGAAGCTAACACTAATGATGTTGTTGATGCGGCTGTTCTTCAAGATGCATTAGAAAACATTCATTGGTGTGCAAGTTTTCTTCATCCAAGTGATGAACCTCCAATGACTAGAGATCTTTATCAATTAATGTTAATGATGGAAAATACTGTAAAGCATATAGTAGCTCAACCATACACGACTGAATCTTTTAAGTACCAAGTTGAAATGGCTAAAACTATTGCTGGTAGTGAAGAAGAGTTTATGAAAAGACCTCTTATAAGCGTTTTTGTTGGTCCAACAAGCCCATTAGAAATAGATAAACATAATTGTGAACTTATAGAAATAGCTGCAAAAAATAGAATTCCAATTATGCCTGTTAGTGCACCTATAGCTGGTGCTACTGGACCTGTAACTTTAGCTGGTTTAGCAGCTTTAGCTCATGCTGAAATAATGATGATTACTGTTTTAGCTCAATTAATTAATCCAGGTACCCCAATAGAATATACGCCTAGACCTAATACAATGGATATGCGAACAGCTCAAGCCCTTTGGGGTGCTATAGAATATGCTTTAGCATCAGCTATAGGGGTTCAATTAGCTAGATTTATTAAGCTTCCAGTATGTGTTCAATGCTTAAGCACAGATTCTAAACTTCCAGATGGTCAAGCTTGCATAGAGAAATCTATGCAAATAACTTTAGCTGCTTTAATGAAGCCTGACACAATGACAGGTGCTGGAGGAATAGATTCTGTTAAAACTGCAAGTTTAGAACAATTAGTAATTGATAACGAAATTATAGGAATAGCCAAAAGAATCGCTAAAGGCATTGAAGTTAATGAAGAAACGATAGCTTATCATGTTGTTGAAAGAGTTAAGCATGGTGGACACTTTTTAGCTGATAAACATACAGCGCAATATTATCTTAAAGAACATTATATTCCAAAACTTTTTGATAGAAACACTAGAGGTGCATGGGAAGCAGCTGGCAAAAAAGATTTAACAACTAGAGCAAGAGAAACTGCGAAAAAAATTCTTAAAGAATATGAACGTAGACCATTAGATGAAGATATAAAGAAAGAGTTAAGAAAAATAATGAATGAAGCTAGAAAAAACCTTCTTAAATGA
- the gatE gene encoding Glu-tRNA(Gln) amidotransferase subunit GatE, translating to MSLNYEEIGLKVGLEIHCQLDTEKKLFCNCSTNLSTKPPSLKFIRRLRPTQSELGQIDPAALFEFKKGKLIIYEADFETCCLVEMDEEPPHELNKEALETALTIAFLLNAEPIEEIHVMRKVVIDGSNTTGFQRTAAIALNGFIQVENKKIPIEHVSLEEDAARKIEESGLTVNYRIDRLGIPLVEIATGPVITSPSEAQNVALTIGRILKATGKVKRGIGTIRQDLNVSIKNGALIEIKGVQKLELIEKVIEYEVNRQLSLIEIKNELKKRGLTTELIQNKIFDVTTILKETKSKVVKEGLAKGGVALAIKLPKFAGLLKKELIPGVRLGTEMAYRAMFAGKVKGLFHTDELPGYGISKDEVEKIIEKLALTKEDAAVIVVDLKEKAEEALKAVIERAKEAILGVPEETRAANPDGTTHYMRPRPGAARMYPETDIPPIQITEELLSKIKKSLPELPEEIINRLINIYGINFKLAQQLLDSGKLHLFEDLASKVKVSPSFIATVLTETLKSLEREGFEVEKITDEQIKETFKLINEGATAKESIEEIFKWLVKNENASPKDALINLGLKMFSEEEIKKIILEIIHENPALVKTNDETAFKKLVGLAMSKLRGKADPKNVMKLVKKEIEQFKES from the coding sequence TTGAGCTTAAATTATGAAGAAATCGGTTTAAAAGTTGGTCTTGAAATTCATTGCCAATTAGATACTGAAAAAAAACTTTTTTGTAATTGTTCAACAAATCTTTCAACTAAACCTCCAAGCCTCAAGTTTATTAGGCGTTTAAGACCAACTCAAAGCGAACTTGGCCAAATAGATCCAGCCGCTTTATTTGAGTTTAAAAAAGGAAAATTAATTATTTATGAAGCTGACTTTGAAACATGTTGCTTAGTTGAAATGGATGAGGAGCCTCCGCATGAATTAAATAAGGAAGCTTTAGAAACAGCATTAACTATTGCTTTTCTTCTAAATGCCGAACCAATTGAAGAAATTCACGTAATGAGAAAAGTTGTAATAGACGGATCTAATACAACAGGTTTTCAAAGAACAGCAGCTATAGCTTTAAATGGTTTTATTCAAGTCGAAAATAAAAAAATTCCGATTGAACATGTAAGTTTAGAAGAGGATGCTGCTAGAAAAATTGAAGAATCTGGGTTAACAGTTAATTATAGGATAGATAGATTGGGAATACCGCTTGTTGAAATCGCTACAGGTCCAGTTATAACTAGTCCAAGTGAAGCTCAAAATGTTGCTTTAACTATTGGAAGAATCTTAAAAGCTACAGGGAAAGTTAAAAGAGGAATCGGAACAATAAGGCAAGATCTTAATGTATCCATTAAGAACGGTGCATTAATCGAAATTAAAGGTGTTCAAAAACTAGAGCTGATAGAGAAAGTTATAGAATATGAGGTGAATCGTCAACTTTCATTAATAGAAATTAAGAATGAATTAAAAAAAAGAGGTTTAACAACTGAGTTGATTCAAAACAAAATTTTCGATGTAACAACAATTTTAAAAGAAACAAAAAGTAAAGTAGTTAAGGAAGGACTTGCCAAAGGCGGTGTAGCCTTAGCTATTAAATTACCTAAATTTGCCGGGTTACTTAAGAAAGAACTGATTCCTGGAGTAAGGCTTGGAACTGAAATGGCTTATAGAGCTATGTTCGCAGGTAAAGTTAAAGGTTTATTTCATACAGATGAATTACCAGGCTATGGAATTTCAAAGGATGAGGTTGAAAAAATTATTGAAAAACTCGCATTAACTAAAGAAGATGCTGCTGTTATCGTAGTTGATTTAAAGGAAAAGGCTGAAGAGGCTTTAAAAGCAGTTATTGAAAGAGCTAAGGAAGCTATTTTAGGTGTTCCAGAAGAAACAAGAGCAGCAAACCCTGATGGAACAACTCACTATATGCGACCTAGACCAGGAGCTGCTCGAATGTATCCTGAAACAGATATTCCACCAATACAAATAACTGAAGAATTACTTTCTAAAATTAAAAAAAGCCTTCCTGAACTTCCTGAAGAAATTATTAACCGTTTAATTAATATATATGGAATAAACTTTAAGTTAGCTCAACAATTATTAGATTCAGGTAAACTTCATTTATTTGAAGATCTTGCTTCTAAAGTTAAGGTTTCACCTTCATTTATTGCTACAGTTTTAACTGAAACTTTAAAAAGCCTTGAAAGAGAAGGTTTTGAAGTAGAAAAAATAACGGATGAACAAATAAAAGAGACTTTTAAACTTATTAATGAAGGTGCTACAGCTAAAGAATCTATAGAAGAAATTTTTAAATGGCTTGTTAAAAATGAAAATGCTAGCCCAAAAGATGCTTTAATTAACTTAGGCTTAAAAATGTTTAGTGAAGAAGAAATCAAAAAAATTATTTTAGAAATTATTCATGAAAACCCCGCTCTTGTTAAAACTAATGATGAAACTGCATTTAAAAAATTAGTTGGTTTAGCTATGAGTAAACTTAGAGGTAAAGCAGACCCAAAGAATGTTATGAAACTTGTTAAAAAAGAAATAGAGCAGTTTAAGGAAAGTTAA
- a CDS encoding tRNA uridine(34) 5-carboxymethylaminomethyl modification radical SAM/GNAT enzyme Elp3 encodes MDQKLLNCRLFFEKFKDKELNSKEINKLKLRIAKALHLKKVLSNPEILSILNTDEKKVFLNLLQLKKVRSISGVNIVAVMTAPYKCPHGKCAYCPSEPGVPESYTGHEPSSMRGLQYDFDPYLQVLNRIRQLKEIGHLVSKVELIIQGGTFPATPVSYQKSFIKGCLEAIIGEKTESLEEAKKKAEESNIRNVGLTIETRPDWCKQNHIDLMLELGATRVELGVQTLYDDVYKLVERGHTVQDVIDAFRAAKDSGLKIVAHMMPGLPGCDFKRDLKAFQILFEDSNFKPDMLKIYPCLVLRNTKLYEWWKEGKYKPYSTEEALDLIAKIKANIIPKWVRIMRIQRDIPANLIVAGVKKGNLRELVQEKLKQQGLKCNCIRCREIGHKILKENVKPEFENFKINVEEYEASEGIEIFISIDEPNTDALIGYLRLRIPSKKAERPEITSETTSIVRELKICGPVVPLGEHFEEAYQHKGLGAELLSEAEKISLEKFDCTKILVLSGLGVKPYYKRLGYYPEGPYMAKKLS; translated from the coding sequence TTGGATCAAAAACTTTTAAATTGTAGATTATTTTTTGAAAAATTTAAAGATAAGGAATTAAATAGCAAAGAGATTAATAAGTTAAAACTTAGAATAGCTAAGGCTTTACATCTTAAAAAAGTCCTGAGTAATCCTGAAATTTTATCAATATTAAATACTGATGAAAAAAAGGTTTTTCTAAATTTGCTTCAATTAAAAAAAGTTAGGAGTATTTCAGGAGTAAATATTGTGGCGGTTATGACTGCACCTTATAAATGTCCTCATGGTAAGTGTGCCTACTGTCCTTCAGAACCAGGCGTTCCAGAAAGTTACACTGGACATGAACCCTCTTCTATGAGAGGTCTTCAATACGATTTTGATCCTTATCTTCAAGTTTTAAATAGGATAAGACAACTAAAAGAGATTGGACATTTAGTTAGTAAAGTTGAGCTTATAATTCAGGGAGGGACCTTCCCAGCTACACCAGTTTCTTATCAAAAAAGCTTTATAAAAGGTTGTTTAGAAGCAATTATCGGAGAGAAAACAGAGTCTCTAGAGGAAGCTAAAAAGAAAGCTGAAGAAAGTAATATTAGAAATGTTGGATTAACAATTGAGACTAGACCTGATTGGTGTAAACAAAACCATATTGACTTAATGCTCGAATTAGGCGCAACTAGAGTTGAGTTAGGTGTTCAAACTTTATATGATGATGTTTATAAACTAGTTGAAAGAGGACATACAGTTCAAGATGTTATAGATGCTTTTCGGGCAGCTAAAGATTCAGGATTAAAAATTGTAGCTCATATGATGCCTGGATTACCTGGATGCGATTTTAAAAGAGATTTAAAAGCCTTTCAAATTTTATTTGAAGATTCAAACTTTAAACCTGATATGCTTAAAATTTATCCTTGCTTAGTTCTGAGAAATACAAAACTTTATGAATGGTGGAAAGAAGGTAAATATAAACCTTATTCTACTGAAGAAGCTTTGGATTTAATAGCTAAAATTAAAGCTAATATTATTCCTAAATGGGTTAGAATAATGAGGATTCAAAGAGATATACCAGCAAATTTAATTGTAGCTGGAGTTAAAAAAGGGAATTTAAGAGAGTTGGTTCAAGAAAAATTAAAGCAGCAAGGTTTAAAATGTAATTGCATAAGATGTAGAGAAATAGGCCATAAAATACTAAAAGAAAATGTTAAACCTGAATTTGAAAACTTTAAGATTAATGTTGAAGAATATGAAGCTTCTGAAGGAATTGAAATATTTATTTCAATTGATGAACCTAATACCGATGCATTAATAGGGTATTTAAGGCTTAGAATTCCATCAAAAAAAGCTGAAAGACCTGAAATAACTAGTGAAACAACATCTATAGTTAGAGAGCTTAAAATATGCGGTCCAGTAGTACCCTTAGGAGAACATTTTGAAGAAGCTTACCAACATAAAGGTTTAGGTGCAGAACTACTTTCTGAAGCTGAAAAAATTTCCCTAGAAAAATTTGATTGCACAAAAATCCTTGTTTTAAGCGGGTTAGGGGTAAAACCTTATTATAAACGGTTAGGTTATTATCCTGAAGGACCATATATGGCTAAAAAACTCAGTTAA
- a CDS encoding APC family permease: protein MSEEKTLFLRRATGLVRAWSLTDAFMYSALSVNIVTLGMYAFSFGSFLPQHNLVPAILISWLIIFLEIIAYCGLISVMPRAGGDYVWQSRVLHPLIGFIFAWNCWVSVLWLWGPIYGQMLVWEFISPLLVLFGKISGNPALYSAALWWTTPIGTFIATLITIAFVFIYVGLGMRNYARIQKTCFILGTIGVLAFIAIIAALPQSAFIEAFNKWWPEVTGQTVNYHDILERTTIIEDWALDFREYPFAVTITSLSLPLIPFVVFFNLYPQWGATLYGEVRGASDFKRQAGAMALGSTFMNILAVIMLLALWKFIGYEFFNASNYLFWYYIYTGADSTVPLFPYPVLLAAFALGNPALGALIVFLTGLWFFGWSGTLFLSSTRVVFAMAFDRVLPEWFGKVTTRFRTPINCLLFMTIMTAFIGWLYCFNIGGFTRFALDAVFMIAVGYAITCIAAAIVPWRMRDAYNRAPISKYKIGGVPVITIAGILFALFLIWVMYLWAIDPVYGVNDPVSVIYLLANYIAAAIIFYAFKWYRKKQGIEVDMLYKEIPTE from the coding sequence ATGAGTGAAGAAAAAACTCTGTTTTTAAGACGTGCAACAGGGCTTGTTAGAGCTTGGTCTTTAACTGATGCTTTTATGTATTCTGCTCTCTCTGTTAATATAGTAACACTAGGTATGTACGCTTTTTCTTTCGGCTCTTTTCTCCCACAGCATAACTTAGTTCCAGCGATTTTAATAAGCTGGCTTATAATATTTCTTGAGATTATAGCTTATTGCGGTTTAATCTCCGTTATGCCTAGAGCTGGTGGAGATTATGTTTGGCAATCTAGAGTTTTACATCCATTAATAGGTTTTATTTTTGCTTGGAACTGTTGGGTCTCAGTTTTGTGGCTTTGGGGCCCAATATACGGCCAAATGCTTGTTTGGGAGTTTATAAGTCCACTATTAGTTCTTTTTGGGAAAATTTCAGGTAATCCAGCACTTTATTCAGCAGCTTTATGGTGGACAACTCCCATAGGAACCTTTATTGCAACATTAATCACTATTGCTTTTGTCTTTATTTATGTAGGTTTAGGAATGAGAAATTATGCTAGAATACAAAAAACATGTTTCATTCTTGGTACTATAGGTGTTTTAGCTTTTATAGCAATTATAGCAGCTTTACCTCAATCAGCTTTTATTGAGGCCTTTAACAAATGGTGGCCTGAAGTCACAGGACAAACAGTTAATTATCATGACATTTTAGAGCGAACAACAATAATAGAGGACTGGGCTTTAGATTTCAGGGAATATCCATTTGCAGTTACAATAACTTCTTTAAGTTTACCTTTAATTCCATTCGTTGTATTCTTTAATCTTTACCCACAATGGGGTGCAACTTTATATGGTGAAGTTAGAGGCGCAAGCGACTTTAAGAGACAAGCTGGAGCTATGGCTTTAGGGAGTACATTCATGAATATTCTAGCAGTTATAATGCTTTTAGCTTTATGGAAATTTATTGGGTACGAGTTTTTCAATGCTTCCAACTATTTATTCTGGTATTACATATATACTGGAGCAGATTCCACTGTACCTTTATTCCCGTATCCTGTGCTTTTAGCTGCGTTTGCACTTGGTAATCCTGCTTTAGGAGCTTTAATAGTTTTCTTAACTGGATTATGGTTCTTTGGTTGGTCTGGAACATTGTTTCTATCATCTACAAGGGTTGTTTTTGCTATGGCTTTTGATAGAGTTTTACCAGAATGGTTTGGGAAAGTAACTACAAGATTTAGAACACCAATAAATTGTTTACTCTTTATGACTATAATGACTGCTTTTATAGGGTGGCTTTACTGCTTTAACATTGGAGGTTTTACACGATTCGCGCTTGATGCTGTATTTATGATTGCTGTAGGCTATGCTATAACATGTATAGCTGCAGCTATTGTTCCTTGGAGAATGCGCGACGCCTATAATAGAGCTCCAATATCAAAATATAAAATTGGTGGAGTCCCAGTGATTACTATTGCAGGAATCCTATTTGCCTTATTTTTGATATGGGTTATGTACCTTTGGGCTATAGACCCTGTTTATGGTGTTAACGATCCAGTTTCAGTAATCTATCTTTTAGCTAACTATATTGCTGCTGCAATAATTTTCTATGCATTTAAATGGTATAGAAAGAAGCAAGGAATTGAAGTTGATATGCTTTATAAAGAGATTCCAACAGAATAA
- the gatD gene encoding Glu-tRNA(Gln) amidotransferase subunit GatD, with translation MPELTGYKGLALEKLKEVNASLGDEIKIVKGEKVYKGILIPRPEYKNDNYIVLKLKSGYNIGVKIDSNVKIEVLGFKVEPKFVKPPPPETKEDLPQVSIISTGGTIASRVDYRTGAVEPALNAEDIYSIVPELADIAKINTEILYNEFSENFTPSHWENIAKTAAKHIEAGVDGVVICHGTDTMAYTAAALSFALQNLPVPIILVGSQRSSDRPSSDAATNLIGAVAISAKAPFAEIAIVMHKETSDEKLIAIKGVKARKCHTSARNAFKSINAPPLAEYNLLNNEIKILNKDFKPRKKEERLILKPKFNDKAALIKFYPGMNPEIIDYFVDKGYLGLILEGTGLGHVSRYCYNSIKRAVEAGLFIGMTSQCLWGRVNMNVYYTGRDLLNLGVTPLEDMLPETALVKLMWVLAQTSELYEIKNLMLKNIAGEISSKRWYEG, from the coding sequence TTGCCTGAATTAACAGGTTATAAAGGGTTAGCTTTAGAAAAATTAAAGGAGGTTAATGCTTCTTTAGGTGATGAAATAAAAATTGTTAAAGGAGAAAAAGTTTATAAAGGAATTTTAATTCCAAGACCTGAATATAAAAACGATAACTACATAGTTTTAAAATTAAAAAGTGGTTATAATATAGGAGTTAAAATTGATTCGAATGTTAAGATAGAAGTTTTAGGATTCAAGGTTGAACCTAAATTTGTTAAACCTCCCCCTCCAGAAACAAAAGAGGATTTACCTCAAGTTTCTATAATAAGCACAGGTGGTACGATCGCTAGTAGAGTTGATTATAGAACTGGAGCTGTTGAACCAGCTTTAAATGCTGAAGATATTTACAGTATAGTTCCTGAACTTGCTGATATAGCCAAAATAAATACTGAAATTCTTTACAATGAATTTAGCGAGAACTTCACTCCAAGCCATTGGGAAAATATTGCTAAAACTGCAGCTAAACATATTGAAGCTGGTGTTGATGGAGTAGTTATATGTCATGGAACTGATACTATGGCTTATACAGCTGCAGCTTTAAGCTTTGCTTTACAAAATTTACCTGTGCCAATAATTTTAGTTGGTTCCCAAAGATCCTCAGATAGACCAAGCTCAGATGCTGCTACGAATCTTATAGGAGCTGTAGCAATTTCAGCAAAAGCTCCTTTCGCTGAAATTGCAATAGTTATGCATAAAGAAACATCTGATGAGAAATTAATTGCGATTAAAGGTGTTAAAGCTAGAAAATGTCACACAAGTGCTAGAAACGCTTTTAAATCTATAAATGCTCCTCCTCTTGCGGAATACAACTTACTGAATAATGAAATTAAAATTTTAAATAAAGACTTCAAACCTAGAAAAAAAGAGGAAAGATTAATTTTAAAACCAAAATTTAATGATAAAGCTGCTTTAATAAAGTTTTATCCAGGAATGAACCCTGAAATTATAGATTACTTTGTGGATAAAGGTTATCTTGGTTTAATTCTTGAAGGAACAGGATTAGGGCATGTAAGTCGCTACTGTTATAACTCTATAAAAAGGGCTGTTGAAGCAGGATTATTTATTGGAATGACTTCACAATGTCTTTGGGGAAGAGTAAACATGAATGTTTATTATACTGGAAGAGACTTATTAAATTTGGGAGTAACTCCACTTGAAGATATGCTTCCTGAAACAGCTTTAGTTAAATTAATGTGGGTTCTAGCTCAAACTTCTGAACTATATGAAATTAAAAATTTAATGCTAAAAAATATTGCTGGAGAAATATCTAGTAAACGTTGGTATGAGGGATAG
- a CDS encoding metallophosphoesterase: MVRIFFATDVHGSEKCWKKFVNAGKFYKADISILGGDLTGKAVIPIVNEGNNLYKVNFLEQDFTLKSKEELDNMVYKIVNSGYYPYITSRDELKELSANPQKVNEIFEQLMIERLENWLKFADEKLKGSKVKTYVCPGNDDPFLIDGIIKKSETIENAEGKIIEIDPYHEMISSGWTNATPWKTFRECSEEELKKKIEEMISKVNNLKNCIFNLHAPPYGSGLDEAPQLDENLKPIYGGQVLTPVGSKAVKEAIEKHQPLLGLHGHIHEGKGVSHIGRTLCINPGSSYEEGTLLGTVIDLDKGKIVRYMLTTG, encoded by the coding sequence ATGGTTAGAATATTTTTTGCAACCGATGTTCATGGTTCAGAGAAATGCTGGAAAAAATTCGTTAATGCTGGGAAATTCTATAAAGCTGATATATCAATTTTAGGCGGAGACTTAACAGGTAAAGCTGTAATTCCAATAGTTAATGAAGGTAACAATCTTTATAAAGTTAATTTTTTAGAACAAGATTTTACATTAAAATCTAAAGAAGAACTTGATAATATGGTGTACAAAATAGTTAATTCAGGGTATTATCCCTATATTACTTCTCGTGATGAACTAAAAGAGTTAAGCGCTAATCCACAAAAAGTTAATGAAATCTTTGAGCAATTAATGATTGAACGTTTAGAAAACTGGTTAAAATTTGCCGATGAAAAACTTAAAGGATCTAAAGTTAAAACGTATGTATGCCCTGGGAATGATGACCCCTTCTTAATTGATGGGATAATTAAGAAATCTGAAACTATAGAAAATGCTGAAGGAAAAATTATTGAAATAGATCCTTACCATGAAATGATAAGCTCCGGATGGACAAACGCAACCCCATGGAAAACATTTAGAGAATGTAGTGAAGAAGAACTTAAAAAGAAAATAGAGGAAATGATTAGTAAAGTTAATAACTTAAAAAATTGCATTTTTAATCTTCATGCTCCTCCTTATGGATCCGGCCTTGATGAAGCACCCCAATTAGACGAAAATCTTAAACCAATTTATGGTGGTCAAGTTTTAACACCTGTTGGAAGTAAAGCTGTTAAAGAAGCTATAGAAAAACATCAACCTTTACTTGGTTTACATGGCCATATACATGAAGGAAAGGGGGTTTCCCATATTGGAAGAACTTTATGTATTAATCCTGGCAGCTCATATGAAGAAGGAACATTATTAGGTACTGTAATTGATTTAGATAAAGGAAAAATAGTTCGATATATGCTTACAACAGGTTAA
- the albA gene encoding DNA-binding protein Alba produces the protein MSQINQVFIGKKPLMNYVVACLHLLNHGANEIILKARGKAISKAVDTAEMLRRVFAKGLNVKKIDLNSEEVTRQDGRKALVSTIEILLTK, from the coding sequence ATGAGTCAAATCAACCAAGTGTTTATTGGTAAAAAACCTTTAATGAACTATGTTGTAGCTTGTTTGCATTTGTTGAATCATGGAGCAAATGAAATAATTTTAAAAGCTAGGGGAAAGGCGATATCTAAAGCCGTTGATACGGCTGAAATGCTTAGAAGAGTTTTCGCTAAGGGTTTAAATGTTAAAAAAATAGACTTAAATTCTGAAGAGGTTACCCGCCAAGACGGTAGAAAAGCGCTTGTTTCAACAATAGAGATTCTTTTAACTAAATAG
- a CDS encoding phosphotransferase, giving the protein MVDEAFIKSLRQEWLEKPVKIVKLKGGITNELYLVEDNEGRKYKVRIPGKKTELFIDREAEIKNLKALEATGITPKLYEHKEDTQISIIEFISGKVAKKEDFKDPKVREKTVKAIKIIHDSNVQLCNVFNIFREVERYNNLLKAYDKTILSDYPINEMLEIVKRIETEVNKDFIKLVPCHNDLLPENFVFVNDKVYIIDWEYAGMNDPCFDIADFITELDNLTNNEEEHIKQLYFGEGKNREQRRVDLYKLPARLWWALWAVMQYHVSELDFDFNSYARFQFNECLKHLKMLREKYPEVIKGISV; this is encoded by the coding sequence ATGGTTGATGAAGCATTCATTAAAAGTTTAAGACAAGAATGGCTTGAAAAACCTGTAAAAATTGTTAAGCTTAAAGGCGGAATAACAAATGAGCTTTATCTAGTGGAAGATAATGAAGGAAGAAAGTATAAAGTTAGAATCCCAGGGAAGAAAACTGAACTTTTTATAGATAGAGAAGCGGAAATAAAGAATTTAAAAGCTTTAGAAGCAACTGGAATAACTCCAAAACTTTACGAGCATAAAGAAGATACTCAAATATCGATTATTGAATTTATTTCTGGAAAAGTAGCTAAAAAAGAAGATTTTAAGGATCCTAAAGTTAGAGAGAAAACTGTTAAAGCTATAAAAATAATTCATGACTCAAATGTTCAACTTTGCAATGTATTTAATATTTTTAGAGAAGTTGAGCGATATAATAATTTGCTTAAAGCTTATGATAAAACTATTTTAAGCGATTACCCTATAAATGAAATGCTTGAAATAGTTAAACGTATAGAAACTGAAGTAAATAAAGATTTTATAAAGCTTGTTCCATGCCATAATGATCTTCTACCTGAAAACTTTGTTTTCGTTAATGATAAAGTCTACATTATTGATTGGGAATACGCAGGTATGAATGACCCATGTTTCGATATAGCGGATTTTATAACTGAATTAGATAACTTAACAAATAATGAGGAGGAGCATATAAAACAGTTATATTTTGGTGAAGGAAAAAATAGAGAACAAAGGAGAGTAGATCTATATAAGCTTCCAGCTAGACTTTGGTGGGCTTTATGGGCTGTTATGCAATATCATGTTTCAGAGTTAGATTTTGATTTTAATAGCTACGCTCGATTTCAATTTAATGAATGTTTAAAACATCTTAAAATGTTAAGGGAAAAATATCCAGAAGTAATAAAGGGCATTTCAGTATAA
- a CDS encoding CBS domain-containing protein — protein sequence MTSEDFVSQIMSKNVITVDSSEKVLRALQIMAEKGIGSVIVIENGKPVGIITERDIAKKLVQDKSTLDKKVKDVMSKPLITVSPDTGIFEALQIMRKNNIRRLPVVSAGKLEGIVTEKDLLYWVLKVAYAPYPPP from the coding sequence ATGACTAGCGAGGATTTTGTATCTCAAATAATGAGTAAAAATGTGATAACAGTTGATAGTTCAGAAAAAGTTTTAAGGGCGCTTCAAATTATGGCTGAGAAAGGCATTGGAAGCGTTATTGTTATTGAAAATGGTAAACCTGTGGGAATAATAACAGAAAGAGATATCGCAAAAAAGCTTGTTCAAGATAAGAGCACTTTAGATAAAAAAGTGAAGGATGTAATGAGTAAACCTTTAATTACTGTTTCTCCAGATACAGGAATTTTTGAGGCGCTTCAAATTATGAGAAAAAATAATATTAGACGTCTCCCGGTAGTAAGCGCTGGAAAACTTGAAGGAATAGTTACAGAAAAAGATCTATTATACTGGGTTTTAAAAGTTGCTTATGCACCTTATCCTCCACCTTAA